From a region of the Neisseria subflava genome:
- a CDS encoding NAD(P)H-dependent oxidoreductase, with translation MNQITREQMLQVFENRCSTRYYDPNKKISQEDFAAILEFARLSPSSVGSEPWKFLVIQNKALREKIKPFSWGMQSQLDDCSHLVIILAKKNARYDTPFFRSVAERRGLQGEQLEKALARYKSFQETDIKIADDQRALFDWSGKQTYIALANMLTGAAAIGIDSCPIEGFNYDKMNEVLAAEGLFDANEWGVSVAATFGYRAKEITKKSRKPIDEMVTWVE, from the coding sequence ATGAATCAAATTACACGCGAACAAATGCTGCAAGTATTCGAAAATCGATGCTCCACCCGTTATTACGATCCCAACAAAAAAATCAGCCAAGAAGATTTTGCAGCGATTTTAGAATTTGCCCGCCTCTCGCCCAGCTCTGTCGGCTCCGAGCCATGGAAATTCTTGGTGATTCAAAACAAAGCCCTGCGTGAGAAAATCAAGCCTTTCAGCTGGGGCATGCAATCGCAACTGGACGACTGCAGCCATCTGGTGATTATCCTTGCCAAGAAAAATGCGCGTTACGACACCCCGTTCTTCCGCAGTGTTGCCGAACGCAGGGGCCTGCAAGGAGAGCAGCTGGAAAAAGCGTTGGCAAGATACAAAAGCTTCCAAGAAACCGACATTAAAATTGCCGACGACCAACGCGCACTCTTTGACTGGAGCGGTAAGCAGACCTATATTGCTTTGGCCAATATGCTTACAGGTGCAGCGGCCATCGGCATCGATTCCTGCCCAATAGAAGGCTTCAACTACGACAAAATGAACGAAGTATTGGCAGCAGAAGGCCTGTTTGATGCCAACGAATGGGGCGTATCCGTAGCGGCAACATTCGGCTATCGCGCCAAAGAAATCACTAAAAAATCACGCAAACCGATTGATGAAATGGTGACTTGGGTCGAATAA
- the aspA gene encoding aspartate ammonia-lyase, whose product MTVRIEHDLLGDREIPAEVYWGIHTLRAIENFKISTQKISDVPQFVRSMVMVKKATAQANGALGAIKPEIAAAIEKACDEVLVKGRCLDQFPSDVYQGGAGTSVNMNTNEVIANLALEVLGHEKGHYDIVNPMDHVNASQSTNDAYPTGFRLAVYYSIGELLDKLAILKNAFAAKAEEFKDVLKMGRTQLQDAVPMTAGQEFQSFQVLLEEEILNLDRTRSLLLEVNLGATAIGTGVNTPKGYAALVVEKLSEVSGLPCKLTENLIEATSDCGAYVMVHGALKRTAVKLSKICNDLRLLSSGPRAGLKEINLPELQAGSSIMPAKVNPVIPEVVNQVCFKVIGNDTTITFAAEAGQLQLNVMEPVIAQCMFETISLLGNAAVNLADKCVKGITVNREICEHYVFNSIGLVTYLNPYIGHRNGDLVGKICAQTGKGVREVVLERGLLSEEELNRILSPENLMNPHL is encoded by the coding sequence ATGACTGTACGAATCGAACACGATTTACTGGGCGACCGCGAGATCCCTGCTGAAGTATATTGGGGCATCCATACTTTGCGCGCCATTGAAAACTTTAAAATTTCCACACAAAAAATTTCCGACGTACCGCAATTTGTCCGCAGCATGGTCATGGTTAAAAAAGCCACCGCGCAAGCCAACGGCGCATTGGGTGCCATTAAGCCGGAAATCGCGGCAGCCATCGAAAAAGCCTGCGATGAAGTATTGGTCAAAGGCCGCTGCCTCGACCAATTTCCGTCCGACGTTTATCAAGGCGGCGCCGGTACTTCGGTCAACATGAATACCAACGAAGTCATTGCCAACCTCGCACTGGAAGTCTTGGGTCACGAAAAAGGCCACTACGACATCGTCAATCCAATGGATCATGTCAACGCCAGCCAATCCACTAACGACGCCTACCCTACCGGCTTCCGCCTTGCCGTGTATTACAGCATCGGCGAATTGCTCGACAAACTGGCTATCCTGAAAAACGCCTTTGCCGCAAAAGCCGAAGAATTTAAAGACGTTTTGAAAATGGGCCGCACCCAGCTTCAAGATGCGGTGCCGATGACTGCCGGTCAAGAATTCCAGTCTTTCCAAGTGTTGTTGGAAGAAGAAATCCTCAACCTCGACCGCACCCGCTCCCTGCTGCTTGAAGTCAACCTCGGCGCCACCGCCATCGGTACCGGCGTGAATACGCCTAAAGGCTATGCGGCTTTGGTTGTTGAGAAACTCTCCGAAGTCAGCGGCCTGCCTTGCAAACTGACTGAAAACCTGATCGAAGCGACCTCCGACTGCGGCGCATATGTGATGGTACACGGCGCATTGAAACGCACAGCCGTCAAACTGTCCAAAATCTGTAATGACTTGCGCCTGCTCTCTTCCGGTCCGCGCGCCGGTTTGAAAGAAATCAACCTGCCTGAATTACAGGCCGGTTCTTCCATTATGCCTGCCAAAGTCAATCCCGTGATTCCTGAAGTCGTCAACCAAGTCTGCTTCAAAGTCATCGGCAACGACACCACCATCACTTTCGCAGCCGAAGCAGGTCAGTTGCAGCTGAACGTTATGGAGCCGGTCATCGCCCAATGTATGTTTGAAACCATTTCCCTCTTGGGCAACGCCGCGGTCAACCTGGCCGACAAATGCGTCAAAGGCATTACGGTCAACCGCGAAATCTGCGAACACTACGTCTTCAACTCCATCGGTTTGGTCACTTATCTGAACCCATACATCGGCCACCGCAATGGCGACTTGGTCGGCAAAATCTGCGCCCAAACCGGCAAAGGCGTGCGCGAAGTCGTACTAGAGCGCGGCCTGTTGAGCGAAGAAGAGCTCAACCGCATCCTCTCCCCGGAAAACCTGATGAATCCTCATCTGTAA
- a CDS encoding VIT1/CCC1 transporter family protein yields MYSHHSERHFSDRNNWLRASVLGANDGLISTASLLTGVAAAAPDFQTLLLTGVSALIGGAVSMAAGEYVSVSSQSDTEKADLHKECYELANNPDAELEELTEIYRRRGLSDPLATEVAKALMEHDALAAHARDEIGITETSAAQPMQAALASAASFCAGAILPLLVALTASTAIVPTLAVSTLCGLAGLGYVSAKLGGAPVVPAVLRVCIWGVAALVITGFIGKLAGVTV; encoded by the coding sequence ATGTATTCACACCACAGCGAACGCCATTTCAGCGACCGCAATAACTGGCTTCGGGCAAGCGTATTGGGTGCCAATGACGGCTTGATTTCTACTGCCTCGCTGTTGACGGGCGTAGCCGCAGCCGCGCCTGATTTCCAAACCCTGCTGTTGACGGGCGTTTCGGCGCTTATCGGGGGCGCGGTATCAATGGCGGCGGGGGAGTACGTTTCCGTGTCCAGCCAATCGGATACGGAAAAAGCCGATTTGCACAAAGAATGCTACGAATTGGCAAATAATCCTGATGCGGAGTTGGAAGAGCTGACGGAAATTTACCGCCGCCGCGGTTTGTCCGACCCGCTCGCCACAGAGGTGGCCAAAGCCTTGATGGAACACGATGCACTCGCCGCTCATGCACGTGACGAAATCGGCATTACCGAAACCTCTGCCGCCCAACCCATGCAGGCCGCGCTGGCTTCTGCTGCTTCATTTTGTGCCGGAGCGATTTTGCCTTTACTGGTCGCATTGACAGCTTCTACCGCCATTGTTCCGACCTTGGCAGTTTCCACTTTGTGCGGACTGGCAGGACTGGGCTATGTCTCTGCCAAACTCGGCGGCGCACCTGTCGTTCCTGCTGTTTTGCGCGTGTGCATATGGGGCGTTGCAGCATTGGTGATAACCGGATTTATTGGAAAACTGGCAGGTGTGACCGTCTGA
- the mfd gene encoding transcription-repair coupling factor — translation MTYPIPKPREKSRWLNLSQGSLPLALARYLPHKQLKVVLTQDAEQALRLQTAWLFFRPHDTAVFLPDWETLPYERFSPHQDLVSERLSALWQIKSGAADVLFVPVATAMQKLPPVPFLAGRTFWLKTGQTLDIGRLKSDLVDAGYNHVSHVVAAGEFAVRGGIVDLFPMGSEMPYRIDLFDDEIDSIKTFDTETQRTISPVSEIRLLPAHEFPTDSEAQKIFRSRFREEVDGNPNDAAVYKAVSNGHFGAGVEYYLPLFFENELETLFDYIGKDALFVSLGDVHAEANRFWSDVKSRYAMAQGDETYPPLLPQHLYLSADVFAGRLKNYGQVLPDIFGDEHTLPNVAVNRQADEPLQALKDFQTAFDGRILLCAESLGRRETMLGFLQQNGLKAKPVSDWQGFLSAHEPLMITVAPLAYGFKLEDQNIAVITESDLYQYVARSRKHHRKKHAAVSDGLLRDLAEINIGDPVVHEEHGIGRYMGLVTMDLGDETNEMMLLEYAGEAQLYVPVSQLHLISRYSGQAHENVALHKLGSGAWNKAKRKAAEKARDTAAELLNLYAQRAAQSGHKFEINEMDYQSFADGFGYEETEDQAAAIAAVIKDLTQAKPMDRLVCGDVGFGKTEVALRAAFVAVMGGKQVAVLAPTTLLVEQHAQNFADRFADFPVKVASLSRFNNSKATKAALEGMADGTVDIVIGTHKLVQDDVKFKNLGLVIIDEEHRFGVRQKEQLKRLRANVDILTMTATPIPRTLSMALEGLRDFSLITTAPSRRLAVKTFVKPFSEGSVREAVLRELKRGGQVFFLHNEVDTIENMRERLETLLPEARIGVAHGQLRERELEQVMRDFLQQRFNVLLCSTIIETGIDIPNANTIIINRADKFGLAQLHQLRGRVGRSHHQAYAYLLTPEYITKDAEKRLDAIAAADELGAGFTLAMQDLEIRGAGEILGEGQSGEMIQVGFTLYTEMLKQAVRDLKKGRQPDLDAPLGITTEIKLHSPTLLPEDYCPDIHERLVLYKRLAVCETVQQINAIHEELVDRFGLPEQPVKTLIESHHLRLAAKELGIDAIDATSEAVTVTFGKNNNVDPTEIILLIQNDKKYRLAGADKLRFTAEMENIEVRINTVKNVLKTLKERVMVK, via the coding sequence ATGACCTATCCGATTCCCAAACCCCGTGAAAAATCCCGTTGGCTCAATCTTTCGCAAGGCTCGCTGCCCTTGGCTTTGGCGCGTTATCTGCCGCATAAGCAGCTCAAGGTTGTCTTGACCCAAGATGCGGAACAGGCGCTACGCCTTCAGACGGCCTGGCTGTTTTTCCGTCCGCACGATACGGCGGTGTTCCTGCCGGACTGGGAAACGCTGCCTTACGAGCGTTTTTCACCGCATCAGGATTTGGTATCGGAGCGGCTCTCGGCTTTATGGCAGATTAAGAGCGGCGCGGCGGACGTGTTGTTTGTGCCGGTTGCCACGGCGATGCAGAAGCTGCCGCCTGTGCCGTTTCTGGCAGGGCGCACGTTTTGGCTGAAAACGGGGCAGACTTTGGATATAGGCCGTCTGAAAAGTGATTTGGTGGATGCAGGTTATAACCATGTTTCCCATGTTGTCGCGGCAGGCGAGTTTGCCGTGCGCGGCGGCATTGTCGATTTGTTCCCGATGGGCAGCGAAATGCCATACCGCATCGATTTGTTCGACGATGAAATCGACAGCATCAAAACCTTTGACACTGAAACGCAACGCACCATTTCCCCCGTTTCCGAAATCCGCCTGCTGCCGGCACACGAGTTCCCCACCGACAGCGAGGCGCAAAAGATTTTCCGCAGCCGCTTCCGCGAGGAAGTCGATGGCAATCCGAACGATGCTGCTGTGTACAAAGCCGTCAGCAACGGCCATTTCGGTGCGGGTGTGGAATATTATCTGCCGCTATTTTTTGAAAACGAGCTGGAAACGCTGTTTGACTATATCGGCAAAGATGCGCTGTTTGTCTCTTTGGGCGATGTTCATGCCGAGGCAAACCGTTTTTGGAGCGACGTTAAATCGCGTTATGCCATGGCGCAGGGCGATGAAACTTATCCGCCTTTGCTTCCACAGCATTTGTATCTCTCTGCCGATGTCTTTGCAGGCCGTCTGAAAAATTATGGTCAGGTATTGCCGGATATTTTTGGTGATGAACATACGTTGCCAAACGTGGCCGTCAACCGCCAAGCAGATGAACCGTTGCAGGCGTTGAAGGATTTTCAGACGGCCTTTGACGGACGGATTTTGTTGTGCGCCGAAAGTCTGGGACGGCGCGAAACCATGCTCGGCTTCTTACAGCAAAACGGTTTGAAAGCCAAACCTGTGTCCGACTGGCAAGGCTTTTTGTCGGCGCATGAGCCGCTGATGATTACAGTGGCGCCGTTGGCTTACGGGTTTAAATTAGAAGATCAAAACATCGCGGTCATTACCGAATCCGATCTTTATCAATATGTTGCCCGCTCGCGCAAACATCATCGTAAGAAACACGCTGCCGTTTCAGACGGCCTGTTGCGCGACCTTGCCGAAATCAATATCGGCGATCCTGTTGTGCACGAAGAACACGGCATCGGCCGATATATGGGTTTGGTCACAATGGACTTGGGCGACGAAACCAACGAAATGATGTTGCTCGAATACGCGGGCGAAGCACAGCTTTATGTGCCTGTTTCGCAGCTGCATTTAATCAGCCGCTACTCCGGTCAGGCGCATGAAAACGTCGCCCTGCACAAACTCGGCAGCGGCGCGTGGAACAAGGCGAAGCGCAAAGCCGCCGAAAAAGCGCGCGATACCGCCGCCGAGTTGCTCAACCTCTACGCCCAACGCGCCGCTCAATCGGGACACAAGTTTGAAATCAACGAGATGGACTATCAGTCGTTTGCCGATGGTTTCGGCTATGAAGAAACCGAAGACCAAGCCGCCGCCATCGCCGCCGTGATTAAAGATTTGACGCAGGCGAAGCCGATGGACCGCCTTGTGTGCGGCGATGTCGGCTTCGGCAAAACCGAAGTTGCCCTGCGCGCCGCGTTTGTGGCGGTAATGGGCGGCAAACAGGTCGCCGTACTCGCCCCGACCACGCTTTTGGTCGAGCAGCACGCGCAAAATTTTGCCGACCGCTTCGCCGATTTCCCCGTAAAAGTCGCCAGCCTTTCGCGTTTTAACAACAGCAAAGCCACCAAAGCCGCGCTGGAAGGCATGGCGGACGGCACGGTCGATATCGTTATCGGCACGCACAAGCTGGTACAGGATGACGTAAAATTCAAAAACTTAGGGCTGGTCATCATTGACGAAGAACACCGTTTCGGCGTGCGCCAAAAAGAGCAGCTCAAACGCCTGCGCGCCAATGTCGATATCCTTACCATGACCGCCACACCGATTCCGCGCACTCTCAGCATGGCGCTTGAAGGTCTGCGTGACTTCTCGCTGATTACCACTGCACCGAGCCGTCGCCTCGCCGTCAAAACCTTTGTCAAACCCTTCAGCGAAGGCAGCGTGCGCGAAGCCGTATTGCGCGAACTTAAACGCGGCGGGCAGGTATTTTTCTTGCACAATGAAGTGGATACGATTGAAAATATGCGTGAGCGGCTGGAAACCCTGTTGCCCGAAGCCCGCATCGGCGTGGCGCACGGACAACTGCGCGAGCGCGAGCTGGAGCAAGTCATGCGTGACTTTTTGCAGCAAAGATTTAACGTGTTGCTCTGTTCCACCATCATCGAAACCGGCATCGACATCCCCAACGCCAACACCATCATCATCAACCGCGCCGACAAATTCGGACTGGCGCAACTGCACCAACTTCGTGGGCGCGTTGGTCGCAGCCACCACCAAGCCTATGCCTACCTGCTTACGCCCGAATACATCACCAAAGACGCAGAAAAACGCCTCGATGCCATCGCGGCGGCAGACGAACTCGGCGCAGGTTTCACCCTCGCCATGCAGGATTTGGAAATCCGCGGCGCAGGCGAAATCCTTGGCGAAGGACAATCCGGCGAAATGATACAGGTCGGCTTCACACTCTACACCGAAATGCTCAAACAAGCCGTGCGCGATCTCAAAAAAGGCCGCCAACCCGACCTTGACGCGCCATTGGGCATTACCACCGAAATCAAACTGCACAGCCCGACATTACTGCCTGAAGACTACTGCCCCGACATCCACGAACGGCTCGTCCTCTACAAACGCCTCGCCGTCTGCGAAACCGTTCAGCAAATTAACGCCATACACGAAGAACTCGTCGACCGCTTCGGCCTGCCCGAACAACCCGTTAAAACCCTCATCGAAAGCCACCACTTACGGCTTGCGGCAAAAGAATTGGGTATAGACGCCATCGATGCGACCAGCGAAGCGGTAACGGTAACCTTTGGAAAAAACAACAATGTCGATCCAACCGAAATCATTCTGCTGATTCAGAACGACAAAAAATATCGCCTTGCCGGAGCCGATAAGCTGCGATTTACCGCAGAGATGGAAAACATCGAAGTGCGGATTAATACAGTGAAGAACGTATTGAAGACTTTGAAAGAAAGGGTGATGGTTAAGTAA
- a CDS encoding transferrin-binding protein-like solute binding protein, producing MTDEKPISPLNAGTPLSTSFISSASAQQSNPNVQLRRNNDTNKLFYTDNQTNNQNGLVSSLDFKANDEVKLDAIVLYNKTEEGNATQVQFTTTDSIIAKAFSGGKTKSDVSEQTGQEPNNEFKVGQSTLDKKIVGLYTKSENAKSALASAERKLANDTNAFAEALKNKTQAERQASKAYNSMLGTLDPHSTVIKNAAAKLDQAEAEFEAIKKDVTGKDANKLITAQENVKQAKNALEQEIAASKMETAPFEKAKKELEEAKANFKAAIEKTTGDSVEELENANKALNTAQDELDKQISALTKNLNKEDLAKFKVAKNNWENAEENLQSANQNVISAKATRTSSKDARDAAEKTKNTAAKAYDDARQVRQDLTELAENHANQLAYIAKDKNGTVFDKRFDGIYIIRFANGTQIVMHDPAAAGWTYQTFAHYIDPKSDVIHGYQSLGDETKFTALPANGTATYNGLTTAYVVKNNNQSRQLTADVKAIVDFGLKGVRFETANSQFHSLDANGRRVTKADEKYDMQGTAKWENGNLFLGKVEAASAGLKGNLSGKFFGPSAAEIGGTYGLKKEDGSEHMIGGYGAKRQ from the coding sequence TTGACGGATGAAAAACCTATCTCTCCGTTGAATGCAGGCACTCCGTTATCTACCAGCTTCATTTCTTCGGCAAGCGCGCAACAAAGTAATCCAAACGTTCAGTTGCGCCGCAACAATGATACTAACAAACTGTTTTATACGGACAATCAAACAAATAATCAAAACGGTTTAGTTAGCTCTTTAGATTTTAAAGCTAATGATGAAGTTAAATTAGATGCAATCGTGTTGTATAACAAAACAGAAGAAGGCAACGCAACACAGGTTCAATTTACTACCACAGACTCCATCATTGCCAAAGCATTTTCAGGCGGTAAAACCAAGAGCGATGTCAGCGAACAAACGGGACAAGAACCGAATAATGAATTCAAAGTCGGACAATCCACGCTGGATAAAAAAATTGTTGGGCTATATACAAAGTCTGAAAACGCAAAAAGTGCTTTAGCCTCTGCCGAACGAAAACTGGCAAATGATACAAATGCTTTTGCCGAGGCACTGAAAAACAAAACCCAAGCAGAACGACAAGCCTCCAAGGCATATAACTCAATGCTGGGAACACTTGATCCTCATTCAACCGTCATCAAGAATGCAGCAGCTAAACTTGATCAAGCGGAAGCCGAATTCGAAGCTATAAAAAAAGATGTAACTGGAAAAGATGCAAACAAACTTATCACGGCACAAGAAAATGTTAAACAAGCAAAAAATGCCCTAGAGCAAGAAATTGCTGCTTCGAAGATGGAAACCGCACCTTTTGAAAAAGCAAAAAAAGAATTAGAAGAAGCAAAAGCCAACTTTAAAGCTGCCATAGAAAAGACGACAGGAGACAGTGTAGAAGAGTTAGAAAATGCCAATAAAGCCTTAAATACAGCACAAGATGAACTAGATAAACAAATCTCCGCTTTAACAAAAAATTTGAATAAAGAGGATTTGGCCAAATTCAAAGTGGCTAAAAATAATTGGGAAAATGCTGAGGAAAACCTACAATCTGCAAACCAAAATGTAATATCTGCAAAAGCAACGCGTACTTCTAGCAAAGACGCAAGAGATGCCGCTGAAAAAACTAAAAATACAGCTGCGAAAGCTTATGACGATGCAAGGCAAGTACGCCAAGATTTAACAGAATTAGCAGAAAACCATGCCAATCAGCTAGCATACATTGCTAAAGATAAGAATGGGACTGTATTTGACAAACGATTCGACGGCATCTACATCATCCGCTTTGCCAACGGCACACAAATCGTCATGCATGACCCTGCTGCGGCCGGCTGGACGTACCAAACTTTCGCCCATTATATCGATCCGAAGTCTGACGTTATTCACGGCTATCAAAGCTTGGGCGACGAAACTAAGTTTACGGCCCTTCCTGCCAACGGCACAGCAACTTACAATGGCTTGACCACAGCCTACGTTGTGAAAAACAACAACCAAAGCCGTCAACTGACTGCCGATGTTAAAGCTATTGTCGATTTTGGCTTGAAAGGCGTACGCTTTGAGACTGCTAATTCCCAATTCCATTCTCTCGACGCCAACGGCCGCCGTGTAACCAAAGCCGATGAGAAATACGACATGCAAGGTACGGCAAAATGGGAAAACGGTAACCTCTTCCTCGGCAAGGTCGAAGCTGCTTCAGCCGGTTTGAAAGGTAATTTGAGCGGTAAATTCTTCGGTCCGTCTGCCGCAGAAATCGGCGGTACATACGGTTTGAAAAAAGAAGACGGCAGCGAACACATGATTGGCGGTTACGGTGCAAAACGCCAATAA
- a CDS encoding ArsR/SmtB family transcription factor — MTIADNQPPYEEASAFLKLLANPNRLAVLCKLHERPHNVTELAESSGLPQAAMSSQLALLREAGLVSFEVNHRERQYYIADPRVTEMIQLLYSFFCAEKS; from the coding sequence ATGACCATTGCCGACAATCAACCGCCCTACGAAGAAGCCAGCGCTTTTCTCAAACTACTGGCCAATCCCAACCGCCTCGCCGTATTGTGCAAACTACATGAAAGGCCGCACAATGTAACTGAGTTGGCTGAATCATCCGGACTGCCGCAAGCGGCAATGTCCAGCCAATTAGCCCTACTACGTGAAGCCGGTTTGGTATCGTTTGAGGTAAACCATCGGGAACGGCAATATTACATTGCCGACCCGAGGGTAACCGAGATGATACAGTTGCTGTATTCCTTTTTCTGCGCAGAAAAATCTTGA